In the Chryseobacterium sp. MYb264 genome, one interval contains:
- the thrC gene encoding threonine synthase — protein MKYYNIKDKQEVVDFKTATIKGQGKEKGLFYPEYIPSFDKEFIENLNNFSNEEIAFQCMKDFVGDEIPDEILKEIVSETINFDIPLKKINEKVYSLELFHGPTLAFKDVGARFMSRCLSYFLKDENKKVTVLVATSGDTGGAVANGFYNTENTNIVILYPKNRVSKVQEQQLTALDENISALEVNGNFDDCQQLVKQAFADDEINSQLFLTSANSINVARWLPQQIYYLLALKQWQELEKENPVICVPSGNFGNICAGILTYFRGLPADHFVAACNENDSIPNYLNTEKLEIKETVATLSNAMDVGNPSNFVRVLELFGNQFEELKSKIFAYSINDEKTLQTIQNVYKKFNYLLEPHGAVAYAALEKYLTENPDKKGFILETAHPVKFPDAVEKATNIKIELPESLKELMKKDKKSTEIGPDFEELKRFLLNKN, from the coding sequence ATGAAATATTATAATATAAAAGATAAACAGGAAGTTGTTGATTTCAAAACAGCAACTATAAAAGGACAAGGAAAAGAAAAAGGCTTATTTTACCCTGAATATATTCCGTCATTTGACAAAGAATTTATTGAAAATTTAAACAATTTTTCAAACGAAGAAATTGCATTTCAATGTATGAAAGATTTTGTAGGAGATGAGATTCCTGATGAAATTTTAAAGGAAATCGTTTCAGAGACCATCAATTTTGATATTCCTTTGAAGAAAATCAATGAAAAAGTATATTCTTTAGAACTTTTTCACGGTCCTACTCTAGCATTTAAAGATGTTGGAGCCCGATTTATGAGCAGATGTCTTTCTTATTTTTTGAAAGATGAAAACAAAAAAGTGACCGTTTTAGTTGCCACTTCCGGTGATACAGGAGGTGCGGTTGCCAATGGTTTTTATAACACAGAAAATACAAATATTGTCATTCTTTATCCAAAAAATCGAGTGAGTAAAGTTCAGGAACAACAACTGACGGCTTTGGACGAAAATATTTCAGCGCTGGAAGTGAACGGAAATTTTGATGATTGTCAGCAACTCGTGAAGCAAGCTTTTGCAGATGATGAAATTAACTCTCAGTTGTTTTTGACTTCAGCCAATTCCATCAATGTTGCGAGATGGCTTCCTCAGCAAATCTATTATCTATTAGCATTAAAACAATGGCAAGAGTTAGAAAAAGAAAATCCGGTAATTTGTGTCCCGAGCGGAAATTTCGGGAATATCTGTGCGGGAATTTTAACATATTTCAGAGGTCTTCCCGCAGATCATTTCGTGGCTGCCTGTAATGAAAATGATAGCATTCCAAATTATTTAAACACGGAAAAACTAGAAATCAAAGAAACTGTTGCCACACTTTCCAACGCAATGGATGTAGGAAATCCGAGCAATTTTGTGAGAGTTTTAGAACTTTTTGGAAATCAGTTTGAGGAATTAAAAAGTAAAATTTTCGCGTATTCTATTAATGATGAGAAAACTTTACAGACGATTCAGAACGTATATAAGAAGTTTAATTATTTACTTGAACCTCATGGAGCCGTAGCTTATGCTGCGTTGGAAAAATATTTAACAGAAAATCCTGATAAAAAAGGGTTTATTCTGGAGACGGCACATCCCGTAAAATTTCCTGATGCCGTGGAAAAAGCGACAAATATTAAAATTGAGTTACCGGAATCATTAAAAGAATTAATGAAAAAAGATAAAAAAAGTACAGAAATAGGTCCCGATTTTGAAGAATTAAAACGATTTTTGCTTAATAAAAATTAA
- the folB gene encoding dihydroneopterin aldolase, whose translation MSKIYLEDVKIYAYHGVLPEENIIGTYYILNVELHTDLWKAAESDDLNDTISYADINDIIHDEMKINSKLLEHVAGRIISKIHEKFSQIDYIKLKITKTAPPMKGEMKGASIELEQSFKPQN comes from the coding sequence ATGAGCAAGATTTATCTTGAAGACGTAAAAATATATGCTTATCACGGGGTTTTACCTGAAGAAAATATTATCGGAACTTATTACATTCTAAATGTAGAACTTCACACTGATTTGTGGAAAGCCGCGGAATCCGATGATTTGAATGACACCATCAGTTACGCAGACATCAACGATATTATTCATGATGAAATGAAAATCAACTCTAAATTGCTGGAACATGTTGCAGGAAGAATCATCTCTAAAATTCATGAAAAATTTTCACAAATTGATTATATCAAGTTAAAAATAACCAAAACCGCTCCACCAATGAAAGGTGAAATGAAGGGAGCAAGCATTGAATTAGAACAAAGCTTTAAACCTCAGAATTAA
- a CDS encoding DUF4403 family protein: MKSIKIVFLFAFAGVFGQTSVSTQPNPYNFPKIKSSITMPVTIPLLEISNMINASVGDLIYQDDSYTDNNNDQFKVKVWKTRAIRLVGGTNNNLLIEVPLKIWAEKGIGTLGVYSYQNTTFETVMSFNTTLNFQNNWTISTNTKPNGFKWVSKPVLDYGRIKIPITSLVEKNLIEQQQKFAKTIDQQMTTQLNFQQYAVMAWNVFSQPFNISEEYNTWLKVTPVKVNITPLKFYGNQINTNLGIDVYSETFTGSKPAASPTINSAANFNFLPNLADQFSLQTTANIPFTEASNIARQTFLNKEFDIQNSKVKVTDIRVYGIDDKIMIEAQTEGYIKGTAIISGIPVYDEVKRKIVLSNTKFKLKTMNILHKTASVLFQGKIVKTIEQEYGIPTQELEDNAKKSIEEAFNKEYYKGLKMNGRVFNLKPSKILLTSTGITAVIDTNASLKLLLNGM; encoded by the coding sequence TTGAAATCCATCAAAATAGTATTTCTTTTCGCATTCGCCGGAGTTTTCGGACAGACGAGTGTGAGCACTCAGCCCAATCCTTATAATTTCCCGAAGATAAAATCCAGCATTACCATGCCGGTGACGATCCCGCTTTTGGAGATCAGCAACATGATCAACGCTTCGGTGGGCGACCTTATTTATCAGGACGATTCTTATACGGATAACAACAACGACCAGTTTAAAGTAAAGGTGTGGAAAACTCGTGCTATACGCCTGGTTGGAGGAACAAACAATAACTTACTGATAGAAGTTCCCTTAAAGATCTGGGCAGAAAAAGGTATTGGAACTCTGGGCGTTTACAGTTATCAGAATACCACTTTTGAAACCGTAATGTCTTTTAACACCACGCTTAATTTTCAAAATAACTGGACCATTTCCACCAATACAAAACCCAATGGTTTTAAATGGGTGAGCAAACCGGTGCTGGATTATGGAAGAATTAAAATTCCCATCACCTCGCTGGTAGAGAAAAACCTGATTGAACAGCAGCAAAAATTCGCCAAAACAATAGATCAGCAGATGACGACTCAACTGAATTTTCAGCAGTATGCGGTAATGGCCTGGAACGTATTTTCGCAGCCTTTTAATATTTCGGAGGAATACAATACGTGGTTGAAAGTTACGCCCGTGAAAGTCAACATAACTCCTTTAAAATTCTACGGAAACCAAATCAATACCAATTTGGGAATCGATGTCTATTCTGAAACTTTTACAGGGTCGAAACCTGCTGCTTCACCTACGATCAACTCAGCGGCTAATTTTAACTTTTTGCCGAATTTGGCTGATCAATTTTCACTTCAGACGACCGCTAATATTCCTTTTACCGAAGCCAGCAATATTGCAAGACAAACTTTTCTGAATAAAGAATTTGATATTCAGAATTCAAAAGTAAAAGTGACGGACATCCGTGTGTATGGCATTGATGATAAAATTATGATCGAAGCCCAGACAGAAGGTTATATTAAAGGAACTGCAATTATTTCCGGTATCCCCGTGTATGATGAGGTGAAAAGAAAGATCGTTCTGTCGAATACCAAATTCAAGCTGAAAACTATGAATATTTTACATAAAACGGCTTCTGTACTATTTCAGGGGAAAATTGTAAAGACGATAGAACAGGAATATGGAATTCCCACACAGGAATTAGAGGATAATGCTAAAAAAAGTATAGAGGAAGCTTTTAACAAGGAATATTATAAAGGATTAAAAATGAACGGTCGGGTATTTAATTTAAAACCGTCAAAAATTCTTCTAACCTCAACGGGAATCACTGCTGTGATTGATACCAACGCTTCTTTAAAATTACTATTAAACGGAATGTAA
- a CDS encoding RDD family protein, translated as MRKYLQIIDRNRGTKWQRFANYFIDRLIINIFFFGFGAFGVLIDQLLGTYYFTNFLLKISQIGRFGDILLTSFIYFMYAFLMEYFTNGRTIGKYITGTKVIMTDGERPTLSNYFIRNISRIVPFDVFSFLGENGWHDSWSDTRVINIKNYEAERQAKSEIDSLGTKEIA; from the coding sequence ATGAGAAAATATTTACAGATCATAGACAGAAACCGTGGCACAAAGTGGCAACGTTTCGCCAATTATTTTATTGACCGACTTATTATTAACATCTTTTTCTTTGGATTTGGTGCGTTTGGAGTACTGATTGATCAGCTTCTAGGCACCTATTATTTCACTAACTTTTTATTAAAAATCTCTCAGATAGGAAGATTCGGTGATATTCTTTTAACCTCTTTTATTTATTTTATGTATGCTTTTCTGATGGAATATTTTACTAATGGAAGAACGATTGGAAAGTATATTACAGGAACAAAAGTGATCATGACCGACGGGGAGCGACCGACACTGAGCAATTATTTTATCAGAAATATTTCGAGAATTGTTCCTTTCGATGTCTTTTCTTTCCTTGGTGAGAACGGTTGGCACGACAGCTGGAGCGATACCCGAGTCATTAATATTAAAAATTATGAAGCTGAAAGACAGGCAAAAAGCGAAATCGACAGCCTGGGCACGAAAGAAATTGCATAA